One Propionispora hippei DSM 15287 genomic window carries:
- a CDS encoding PTS system mannose/fructose/sorbose family transporter subunit IID, producing MAEQEKETEQKMLKKSDIVTSFWLWMFFYVSNYNYERLMSHSFTHALTPVLKRLYGHDKEQMAAALQRHLTFFNVEPHFGSIIGGITIALEEERAQGKPVSDQMINGLKTGLMGPIAGVGDTLWQGTLTPILLSFAISISSQGNLTGVGLYILLMPLIMFTIAYKLWMNGYRMGRAGLQKIMGGNMLQKVMAIAQTMGGIVLGGITASFVTLSSPVTFSRGNSIFNLQAEVFDKLLLGLLPLLITLFTLQLLNRKMKSTTVLCVIVAIAGLGAALGIF from the coding sequence ATGGCTGAACAAGAGAAAGAAACAGAACAAAAAATGCTTAAAAAAAGCGATATCGTAACATCTTTTTGGCTTTGGATGTTTTTCTATGTGTCAAATTATAATTATGAGCGTTTGATGTCGCACAGTTTTACTCATGCATTAACGCCTGTTCTCAAAAGATTGTACGGACATGACAAAGAACAAATGGCAGCGGCTTTACAGCGCCACCTGACATTTTTCAATGTAGAGCCCCATTTTGGCAGTATTATCGGTGGTATTACCATTGCACTGGAGGAAGAACGAGCCCAGGGCAAACCAGTAAGCGATCAGATGATTAACGGTTTAAAAACCGGCTTGATGGGACCTATTGCAGGTGTTGGCGATACACTCTGGCAGGGGACCCTGACACCGATCTTGCTGTCTTTTGCAATCAGTATATCCTCTCAGGGAAATTTAACCGGTGTAGGATTGTATATTCTCCTTATGCCGTTGATTATGTTCACGATTGCTTATAAATTATGGATGAACGGTTATCGTATGGGACGTGCAGGACTGCAAAAGATCATGGGTGGAAATATGCTGCAAAAGGTAATGGCAATAGCACAAACTATGGGTGGTATCGTATTAGGCGGTATTACCGCAAGTTTTGTTACATTATCCTCACCGGTGACCTTCTCTAGGGGGAATTCTATTTTTAATTTACAGGCAGAGGTGTTTGACAAATTGCTGCTAGGATTATTGCCGCTCTTAATTACATTATTTACTCTGCAGTTGCTGAATAGAAAAATGAAATCAACAACAGTATTATGCGTAATTGTGGCTATTGCAGGCTTAGGTGCAGCACTCGGGATTTTTTGA